The Penaeus monodon isolate SGIC_2016 chromosome 5, NSTDA_Pmon_1, whole genome shotgun sequence genome window below encodes:
- the LOC119573120 gene encoding LOW QUALITY PROTEIN: endochitinase-like (The sequence of the model RefSeq protein was modified relative to this genomic sequence to represent the inferred CDS: inserted 6 bases in 5 codons; added 5 bases not found in genome assembly), whose product MVSGRVLAVLVTLAALATLVLADPRFGQEGAQRRWVRPEGQARRVCYYEAWAIYRPGDGFYDIEDIPANLCTDLIYSFIGLSNVTWEVLILDPEYDINLNGFRRFVALKDKYPDMKTTSAVGGWAEGGRKYSQMVMVPKGGSFGGVVLKLLTDYGFDGLDLDWXYPGATDRGGQYADKDNFLKLVQELREAFDTVGLGWEITCAVPVAKFRLQEGYHVPQLCSLLDAIHLMTYDLRGNWVGFADVHSMLYTRPGLDEWAYEKLNVNDGALLWVEFGCPRDKLVVGTPFYGRTYTLGDPTNNDLHAPIKKWXGRCKPGPYTNATGTMAYFEICLMMKEDSEWVDRYDDVGLVPFTHKGDQWVGYEDPDSLKIKMDFIREQGYLGAMTXAIDQDDFXNWCGRGQNPMMSTIYDGMKDYVVPVAPTLPPTTTSPWWTPPTTTTTTRDPSITTTTRDPNLPTTTMGPIDCTVQEYWPHPDCDKYYWCFEGIPHLEYCPAGTVWNQAIKACDWPANVDTSGCNMPSLSKDAXQRPLHNTIPLNVRTKGTPHSGKAPKVPLNLISKKPAPAKSLPAKSVDAKLVHNNAPPAKPAHAKPLHAKPVRVKPAPVKPLHTKAIHAMPAQVKSAHTKPQAANLEPSTPEPSNLKLSKSEPAKSVPPLLMKMVKN is encoded by the exons CGGCGGTGGGTGCGGCCCGAGGGCCAGGCGCGCCGCGTGTGCTACTACGAGGCGTGGGCCATCTACCGGCCCGGCGACGGCTTCTACGACATCGAGGACATCCCCGCCAACCTGTGCACGGACCTCATCTACTCGTTCATTGGCCTCTCCAACGTCACGTGGGAAGTGCTCATTCTCGACCCTGAG TACGACATCAACCTGAACGGTTTCCGGCGGTTCGTGGCGCTGAAGGACAAGTACCCTGACATGAAGACAACATCGGCCGTGGGCGGCTGGGCCGAGGGCGGAAGGAAGTACTCGCAGATGGTGATGGTGCCGAAAGGAGGGTCTTTTGGGGGCGTGGTCCTTA AGCTGCTCACCGACTACGGCTTCGACGGGTTGGACTTGGACT AATACCCTGGCGCCACAGACCGAGGAGGCCAATATGCCGATAAGGACAACTTCCTTAAACTG GTGCAGGAGCTGCGCGAAGCCTTCGACACCGTGGGGCTGGGCTGGGAAATCACGTGCGCCGTGCCCGTGGCCAAGTTCCGCCTGCAGGAGGGCTACCATGTGCCTCAGCTCTGCAG CCTGCTGGACGCCATCCACCTGATGACGTACGACCTGCGGGGCAACTGGGTCGGCTTCGCGGACGTGCACTCCATGCTGTACACTCGGCCCGGACTGGACGAGTGGGCCTACGAGAAGCTGAACGTG AACGACGGCGCTCTCCTGTGGGTGGAATTCGGGTGTCCGCGTGATAAGTTGGTGGTCGGGACGCCATTCTACGGGCGCACCTACACGCTGGGTGACCCCACCAACAACGACCTGCACGCGCCCATCAAGAAGTG AGGGAGGTGCAAGCCCGGCCCTTATACCAACGCCACCGGCACTATGGCTTACTTCGAG ATCTGCCTCATGATGAAGGAGGACTCCGAGTGGGTCGATCGCTACGATGACGTCGGCCTCGTCCCATTCACGCACAAAg gCGACCAGTGGGTGGGCTACGAGGACCCTGACAGTCTCAAGATCAAGATGGACTTCATCCGCGAGCAGGGCTACCTCGGCGCTATGA GGGCCATCGACCAGGACGACT GGAACTGGTGTGGAAGGGGACAGAACCCGATGATG AGCACCATTTACGATGGCATGAAGGACTACGTAGTGCCTGTTGCTCCCACTCTTCCTCCAACCACAACA AGCCCCTGGTGGACCCCaccaactactactaccacaacacGGGACCCCAGCATCACCACGACCACGAGAGATCCCAACTTGCCGACCACAACTATGGGGCCTATTGACTGTACTGTGCAAGAATACTGGCCGCATCCGGACTGTGACAAG TACTACTGGTGCTTCGAAGGCATACCCCACCTGGAGTACTGCCCCGCTGGCACCGTGTGGAACCAGGCTATCAAGGCGTGCGACTGGCCGGCCAACGTGGACACCTCCGGCTGCAACATGCCCTCGCTCTCGAAAGACG AGCAGCGGCCCCTCCACAACACTATCCCTCTCAACGTCCGAACCAAGGGGACCCCGCACTCGGGCAAGGCGCCAAAGGTTCCTCTTAACTTGATTTCCAAGAAGCCAGCCCCGGCGAAGTCTTTACCTGCGAAGTCAGTTGATGCTAAATTAGTTCACAATAATGCACCACCTGCTAAACCAGCACATGCTAAGCCTCTTCATGCTAAACCAGTTCGTGTTAAGCCAGCACCGGTAAAGCCACTTCATACTAAAGCAATTCATGCTATGCCAGCACAGGTAAAGTCAGCTCATACTAAACCACAAGCGGCTAACCTAGAACCTTCCACACCAGAACCGTCGAACCTAAAACTTTCCAAGTCAGAGCCTGCTAAGTCAGTACCACCACTGCTAATGAAGATGGTAAAGAACTAA